In a genomic window of Lycium ferocissimum isolate CSIRO_LF1 chromosome 9, AGI_CSIRO_Lferr_CH_V1, whole genome shotgun sequence:
- the LOC132029590 gene encoding uncharacterized protein LOC132029590, whose product MDKFFKKLNHSQPSSSSSCPSLSQTVAPVIRMDVNLSGLIDELDLESLKDDPGERIPIVNYSRRIRDEVRRYYIQKGPCQPFKHQQHTHCDPTSGEPLKHQFPKSKFGEKMRQFNANWYESPFSGWLEYSVRKDAVYCMCCYLFKHEFTHGSAGEGFTKTGFRAWNKALERLRLHVGEANSVHHKCFDKMLDLSNHYQSIQVAFDKQSEKSKRESQMRLEASIDVAKLLLHYGLPLFHTLQHQMDVDGDDSDKSIIVPSLNYVRDAKPKAAPPADMKEYPNSYVFIVDVPGLKSGDIKVQVEDDNVLLISGERKREEEKEGVKYIRKERMIGKFMRKFALREYANADAISAVCQDGVLTVTVDKLPTPRTKKRKTVEVNTA is encoded by the coding sequence ATGGATAAATTTTTTAAGAAGCTGAATCATTCTCAACCAAGTTCTAGTTCTAGTTGCCCATCCTTGAGTCAGACGGTAGCTCCAGTAATTCGCATGGATGTCAATCTTTCTGGTCTTATAGATGAACTTGATTTGGAATCACTTAAAGATGATCCGGGAGAAAGAATACCCATTGTTAACTATAGCCGTCGAATACGAGATGAAGTGAGGAGATACTATATTCAAAAGGGACCTTGTCAACCTTTCAAGCATCAACAACATACCCAttgtgatcccacaagtggggaaCCTTTGAAGCATCAATTTCCTAAATCTAAGTTTGGAGAGAAAATGCGTCAATTTAATGCAAACTGGTACGAAAGTCCGTTTTCTGGATGGTTGGAGTATAGTGTGAGGAAGGATGCTGTATATTGTATGTGTTGTTATTTGTTCAAACATGAGTTCACTCATGGAAGTGCAGGTGAAGGTTTTACAAAAACTGGTTTTAGGGCTTGGAATAAGGCTCTTGAAAGATTGCGTTTACATGTTGGTGAAGCTAATAGTGTCCATCATAAATGTTTCGATAAAATGCTTGATTTGTCAAATCATTATCAATCAATTCAAGTTGCTTTTGACAAGCAATCTGAGAAGTCCAAAAGGGAGAGCCAAATGCGTTTGGAAGCTTCAATTGATGTTGCAAAACTTCTCTTGCATTATGGATTGCCGCTCTTCCACACTCTCCAGCACCAAATGGATGTTGACGGTGATGACTCCGACAAGTCCATCATTGTCCCATCATTAAACTATGTCCGTGACGCTAAACCCAAGGCTGCACCACCAGCAGACATGAAAGAATACCCAAATTCCTATGTTTTTATTGTGGATGTGCCAGGGTTGAAATCTGGAGATATCAAAGTGCAGGTGGAAGATGACAATGTGCTGCTGATAAGTGGAGAAAGGAAGagggaagaagagaaagaaggggtTAAGTATATTAGAAAGGAGAGAATGATTGGGAAATTCATGAGGAAGTTTGCACTGCGGGAATATGCGAATGCTGATGCAATTTCTGCGGTTTGTCAAGATGGGGTTCTGACTGTCACTGTTGACAAGTTGCCTACTCCTAGGACAAAGAAACGCAAGACCGTTGAGGTTAACACTGCATGA
- the LOC132029591 gene encoding 25S rRNA (cytosine-C(5))-methyltransferase NSUN5, producing the protein MVPDLLIFPPRTDLHDHPLVKSGSVFLQGKASSMVAVALGSKPRWEVIDACAAPGNKTVHLAALMKGNGKIIACELNKERVKRLKDTVKLAGATNVKVKHGDFLNMSPEDPAYSKVQAILLDPSCSGSGTAVDRLDHLLPSYTADSDVNRLEKLAAFQKKALEHALSFPAVERIVYSTCSINQVENEDVVKSVLPLASSYGFELTTIFPQWPRRGHPTFDGSQHVLRTNLIEDKEGFFIALFVKKGVSPPAKHTRDVGNTLRALQRRKKRKMNSFFLLRTLGLFLQS; encoded by the exons ATGGTTCCTGACCTGTTGATTTTCCCACCAAGGACTGACCTGCATGATCATCCTTTGGTGAAAAGTGGAAGTGTCTTTTTGCAG GGTAAGGCAAGTTCCATGGTTGCAGTTGCTCTTGGGTCTAAACCCAGATGGGAG GTCATCGATGCATGTGCAGCACCAGGGAACAAAACTGTTCATCTTGCTGCTCTAATGAAGGGAAATGGAAAGATAATAGCTTGTGAACTTAATAAAGAAAGGGTTAAACGTCTGAAGGACACTGTTAAACTGGCTGGAGCGACTA ACGTGAAAGTCAAGCATGGCGACTTCTTAAACATGAGTCCTGAGGATCCAGCGTACTCAAAG GTTCAAGCAATACTGTTGGATCCGTCATGTTCAGGATCTGGAACTGCTGTTGATAGATTAGATCACTTGCTCCCCTCATATACTGCAG ACTCTGATGTAAATAGACTAGAAAAGCTCGCTGCTTTCCAGAAAAAGGCTTTGGAACATGCATTATCTT TCCCAGCTGTTGAGAGAATTGTTTACAGCACATGTTCGATTAACCAAGTTGAGAATGAAGATGTCGTCAAATCTGTTCTTCCTCTTGCTTCTTCTTATGGTTTTGAACTGACAACAATCTTTCCTCAATGGCCTCGCCGAGGTCATCCAACTTTTGATGGAT CTCAACATGTGCTGAGAACCAATCTCATTGAGGACAAGGAGGGCTTCTTTATTGCTTTATTTGTTAAGAAGGGCGTGAGTCCTCCAGCCAAGCACACCAGAGATGTTGGAAACACGTTACGAGCTCTTCAacgaagaaagaaaagaaagatgaatTCTTTCTTCCTCCTCAGAACTTTGGGTTTGTTCTTGCAATCCTAG